The halophilic archaeon DL31 nucleotide sequence CGACTACCGTGTAGTTGAGACGGACGGGAAGAAAACAATCGAGCTCGCATCGGCGGTGAATGAGGGGGAGGTTGATCAGGTGTATGACCTAGAAATCGTGACGTTGCTGAATATCGATGATCTGTGGGCTGATCCTATCCACACGCTGTTTAACGAGGATGAGTTCGTGATGTACTGTCGGGTCGAGGATGTCGATATCGACACATGGCATCCCCTCAAGGTGACACGGGCAATTGGGAGCCTGTCACAGAACGCGGCGGACGAATTGAACCGAGAAATCGTGCGAGGGTTGGAGGCGATGCGTACCCAGCTGTCGGAGATGAAGGGGCTTGAGGATTGGTCCGTTGATTCGATGAGCGGTTTGGCGCAGGATATGACCGGATACAGTGAGCGGCTGGAGGACGAGTACGATGTGAAAATCTCCGATGACGATCAGCGGCAATTAATCCAAGAAGCCCGTCGGAACGCTGACACATCCTATGAAGACAGCACTACAGCCCAGCGGAAAGCAGTATTGAACGCTTATACCGATGCATTTGAAAAGAAGTTCGGGTTGGACTCAATCGATCCTGACGAGCGGCAACGGTTACGTCCGGGAACATATGCAGCTGACGGCCTTGTTACGGAATCTTCCAGCGATGAAGATGATGTGTTCAGAATCGAGGCAAAGACAGTCGCACTGTACTGGTAATGTTCGAAGAATGGCCGAGAAAAGAGAGCCGACGGCGGATGCGCTGAGGGTGTGGGCGCGGGAGCAGCAGCGGCTCTTCTACGGGACGCTCGGGGAAGCGCTTCGGCCTAACTCATCGCGTCTTGGAATCGCTCACGGAGCGCGTCCTCACGTTCTTCGAACTGCTCGACTTTCTCCTGCAGGTCGTCGCTGACGCGCTTGATGCTCGCCAGCGCTCGTTCACCGGCCAGCGAGGCCTGCGTACCCACCGTCGCCGTCCGCCTCTAACTGCTGCTCGTACGCCTGCTCGACACGCTCGATCGTTCCTTCTGGGTTGAACAGGATGTCGTTAGCGATGCGGACGTACTGATCTAGGGATGCACCCTCCTTCCCCTGGAAGAAGTGGGTGAGCGCGTACGTCGCCCCGGAATGCAGCGGCCACATATCGATCTCGAAGGGTGACGCCGCGTCTGCTTCTGCATCGCCTG carries:
- a CDS encoding hypothetical protein (KEGG: hwa:HQ3298A hypothetical protein), producing MIRNGLRRIMAWFHRLLVRDQFDEVREFVYLDEISVRSLLASTGEGGIPTETVEQDVRTTRKKRGGSAGVSAGPAKIGAKGGTEREVQTSVEERRNYDLTQSKFTRLHNSDAVNTKLALSQVPDEATDTEFSGLATDDLERGDTIEVRVDISANLLFRLYQMMEYFGDALEGVLDREAEENLRLIELSLGDSIPIVGTAIDYRVVETDGKKTIELASAVNEGEVDQVYDLEIVTLLNIDDLWADPIHTLFNEDEFVMYCRVEDVDIDTWHPLKVTRAIGSLSQNAADELNREIVRGLEAMRTQLSEMKGLEDWSVDSMSGLAQDMTGYSERLEDEYDVKISDDDQRQLIQEARRNADTSYEDSTTAQRKAVLNAYTDAFEKKFGLDSIDPDERQRLRPGTYAADGLVTESSSDEDDVFRIEAKTVALYW